The proteins below come from a single Pedobacter aquae genomic window:
- the yiaK gene encoding 3-dehydro-L-gulonate 2-dehydrogenase: MFTNNSLDGVYSHGLNRFEVFADYVKQGLVNVDAEPTQIAKYGLLEQWDGNFGPGMLNASFCMQRAIDVAKENGIACIALKNTNHWMRGGTYGWQAADAGCISISFTNTIAIMPPWGAKKPTIGNNPLIIAVPHPNGHIVLDMAMSQFSYGKLQEYKLKEQELPYFGGYDANGELTKNPSAIYKTRRTLPVGMWKGSGLSIMLDLLVSILSGGSSTAKITQSDKETGISQVYMCINTKLFPNSQNIIDEIVAYTKSAETIEGQEIYYPGERTLHIRKENTERGIPVDEQMWNKLLNA, from the coding sequence ATTTTCACGAATAACAGTTTAGATGGCGTTTATTCTCATGGTTTAAACAGGTTTGAAGTATTTGCAGACTATGTAAAACAAGGTTTGGTAAATGTTGATGCTGAGCCAACACAAATTGCCAAATACGGTTTACTAGAACAATGGGATGGTAATTTTGGACCAGGTATGCTTAACGCTAGTTTTTGTATGCAAAGAGCTATTGATGTTGCTAAAGAAAACGGCATAGCTTGTATAGCCTTAAAAAATACTAACCATTGGATGCGTGGCGGCACTTATGGCTGGCAAGCAGCAGATGCTGGCTGTATCAGTATCAGTTTTACCAATACCATTGCTATAATGCCTCCTTGGGGCGCAAAAAAACCAACTATTGGTAACAATCCACTTATTATTGCAGTACCGCATCCAAACGGACATATTGTTTTAGACATGGCAATGTCGCAGTTTTCTTATGGGAAACTTCAGGAATACAAACTTAAAGAGCAAGAGCTACCCTATTTTGGTGGTTATGATGCTAATGGCGAGTTGACTAAAAATCCATCAGCTATATATAAAACCAGAAGAACTTTACCTGTTGGTATGTGGAAAGGCTCTGGATTAAGTATTATGCTAGATTTGCTGGTTAGCATTTTAAGCGGAGGCTCTTCTACCGCTAAAATTACCCAAAGCGATAAAGAAACGGGTATTTCACAAGTTTATATGTGTATAAATACCAAGCTATTCCCAAACAGCCAAAATATCATTGATGAAATTGTGGCTTATACCAAATCCGCAGAAACTATTGAAGGACAAGAAATTTACTATCCCGGAGAAAGAACCCTGCACATCAGAAAAGAAAACACCGAAAGAGGTATTCCCGTTGATGAACAAATGTGGAATAAATTATTGAATGCTTAA
- a CDS encoding type II toxin-antitoxin system RelE/ParE family toxin yields MKVREVVAFKDYFENFLREQPIKVQDKIFKIIEAIETLERVPSNYLKFLVGTNGLYEARIQLGSNIWRVFCFFDDDKLVILPNGFQKKTQKTPKNEIQKALHLMDEYFNSKV; encoded by the coding sequence ATGAAAGTAAGAGAAGTTGTAGCTTTTAAAGATTATTTTGAAAATTTCTTACGTGAACAACCAATTAAAGTTCAGGATAAGATTTTTAAAATTATTGAAGCTATTGAAACTCTGGAAAGAGTTCCCTCTAATTATTTGAAATTCTTAGTTGGAACAAATGGCCTTTATGAAGCAAGAATTCAACTGGGTTCAAATATTTGGCGTGTGTTCTGCTTTTTTGATGATGATAAGCTTGTAATTCTTCCTAATGGCTTTCAGAAGAAAACTCAGAAAACACCAAAGAACGAAATTCAAAAGGCTCTTCATTTAATGGATGAATATTTTAACTCAAAAGTGTAA
- a CDS encoding helix-turn-helix domain-containing protein codes for METKSWKEIKDTVYGIKGTERRDELERDVEGFKIGLLLRKAREDKHLTQSELADLVDRKREYISRIENNGSNLTLKTLFDIVEKGLGGKVKISIEL; via the coding sequence ATGGAAACAAAAAGTTGGAAAGAGATTAAAGATACGGTTTACGGTATTAAGGGTACAGAAAGAAGAGATGAGTTAGAAAGAGATGTTGAAGGTTTTAAAATAGGTTTATTACTTCGTAAAGCTAGAGAGGATAAACATTTAACTCAATCTGAATTAGCAGACTTAGTAGACAGGAAAAGAGAATATATATCCAGAATAGAAAATAACGGTAGTAACTTAACTTTAAAAACCCTTTTTGATATTGTAGAAAAAGGGCTAGGAGGTAAGGTTAAGATATCTATTGAGCTTTGA